A genomic region of Alicyclobacillus sp. SO9 contains the following coding sequences:
- the rlmN gene encoding 23S rRNA (adenine(2503)-C(2))-methyltransferase RlmN, whose product MKHLYGLRREELADWLKTELNEPSYRATQLFEWMYQKRVTKFKDMTNLPKHLRTKLEESAVLDTSAERLRQTSKDGTVKFLLGWSDAVTAETVLMRHDYGNSVCVSSQIGCKMGCNFCASTLGGMIRQVSAGEMVEQLLHSQKLLDREGGRVSSIVMMGSGEPMDNLDEVFRFMDIVHDEKGLNIGFRHITISTVGIVPGIKRLADDGRPVTLAVSLHAVTDEKRSSMMPVNKAYPIAKLLDACHYYVEHTGKRISFEYALIGGENDSLQDARNLANLLKEIPNHINLIPVNYVPERDYTRTPEEQVEAFVKELQRLGMNATVRREKGHDISAACGQLRAEHEKQGVEN is encoded by the coding sequence GTGAAACACTTATATGGTTTGCGACGCGAGGAATTGGCTGATTGGCTCAAGACAGAACTGAATGAGCCGTCTTACCGAGCGACACAACTGTTTGAATGGATGTATCAAAAAAGAGTAACGAAGTTTAAGGACATGACGAACTTGCCAAAGCATCTTCGCACCAAGTTGGAAGAATCCGCTGTTCTCGATACATCTGCTGAACGACTGCGCCAGACGTCGAAAGATGGTACCGTGAAGTTTCTTTTGGGCTGGTCAGATGCAGTGACTGCTGAAACGGTGCTGATGCGTCACGATTACGGGAACAGCGTATGTGTGTCGTCTCAGATTGGCTGCAAGATGGGGTGCAACTTTTGTGCTTCAACTCTTGGCGGTATGATTCGCCAGGTATCTGCAGGAGAAATGGTTGAGCAGTTGCTGCACAGTCAAAAACTGCTGGACCGGGAAGGGGGAAGAGTCTCCTCAATCGTCATGATGGGCTCTGGCGAGCCCATGGACAATCTAGACGAAGTCTTCCGGTTCATGGACATTGTGCACGATGAAAAGGGATTAAACATTGGCTTTCGGCATATCACGATTTCCACCGTCGGTATCGTTCCCGGCATAAAGCGGTTGGCTGACGACGGGCGTCCTGTTACACTTGCTGTTTCATTGCATGCAGTGACGGATGAGAAGCGGTCATCCATGATGCCAGTCAACAAAGCGTACCCTATTGCGAAACTGTTGGATGCCTGTCATTATTACGTAGAACACACAGGAAAGCGAATCAGCTTTGAGTATGCCCTGATTGGCGGAGAAAACGACAGTTTGCAAGATGCTCGCAATCTAGCGAATCTCCTTAAGGAGATTCCAAACCATATCAATCTCATTCCAGTTAACTATGTTCCGGAACGGGATTATACAAGAACTCCTGAAGAGCAAGTTGAGGCGTTCGTCAAGGAACTGCAGCGTCTCGGGATGAATGCTACGGTGCGAAGAGAAAAAGGGCACGATATCTCTGCGGCCTGCGGGCAGTTGAGAGCGGAACATGAAAAACAAGGAGTTGAAAACTAA
- a CDS encoding Stp1/IreP family PP2C-type Ser/Thr phosphatase — protein sequence MLYAAQSHVGLVRQTNQDVFELSDIPATHQYMIVADGMGGASAGDVASRMAVDTVATGLKQALQDHRTEDIPEVLREAVLEANRKVWESSQTHEEYFGMGTTMVAAMFDGNEVVFAHVGDSRGYILMAGSLQQVTSDHSLVAELVRRGQLTPDEAVHHPQRNIVTRSLGTDSQSIVDIDVLKWKEGDVVLLCSDGLTNLVGKEELEHTLFPLQIATTNVEVENVVQKLLQMALHRGAPDNVTIAIAVHNGSMRSEDA from the coding sequence ATGCTGTATGCGGCACAATCCCACGTGGGACTTGTTAGACAGACGAATCAAGACGTATTCGAGCTCAGTGACATCCCGGCAACACATCAATATATGATTGTCGCAGATGGTATGGGAGGCGCCTCTGCTGGTGATGTGGCAAGTCGAATGGCCGTCGACACGGTTGCAACAGGCTTGAAACAAGCCTTGCAAGACCATCGTACAGAGGACATTCCTGAGGTGTTGCGAGAAGCCGTTCTGGAGGCGAATCGAAAAGTCTGGGAGTCGTCACAAACTCATGAAGAGTACTTTGGCATGGGGACAACTATGGTCGCAGCGATGTTTGATGGCAACGAGGTCGTTTTTGCCCACGTTGGAGACAGCAGGGGATACATTTTAATGGCAGGCAGTTTGCAGCAAGTGACCAGTGACCACTCCCTTGTGGCTGAACTGGTCCGCAGAGGTCAGTTGACCCCGGACGAAGCTGTGCATCATCCTCAGCGGAACATTGTTACTCGGTCCTTGGGTACTGATAGTCAGTCCATTGTCGACATTGATGTTTTGAAGTGGAAAGAAGGAGACGTAGTCCTGTTGTGTTCAGACGGATTGACCAATTTGGTTGGAAAAGAGGAACTTGAACACACCTTGTTTCCACTGCAGATTGCAACAACGAATGTTGAGGTCGAAAACGTGGTGCAAAAGCTGCTGCAGATGGCACTCCATCGGGGTGCACCGGACAATGTCACAATTGCGATTGCAGTACATAATGGCAGCATGAGGAGTGAAGACGCATGA
- the pknB gene encoding Stk1 family PASTA domain-containing Ser/Thr kinase: protein MTRRLGNRYELQEQIGGGGMAVVYRAVDTLLDRIVAVKMLRPQFEGDEELIERFRQEAQSVAKLAHPNIVNIYDVGITDGEYYIVMEYVDGPTLKDLIRERGPLSPSETVNITQQICKALEHAHSHHIIHRDVKPHNILLTKSNQVKVTDFGIARAITGNTVTYHNEKSVMGSVHYFSPEQARGGTTDIKSDIYSLGVVMYEVLTGRLPFSGDSAVSVALKHLRDNFTDPRHINPDIPQSLENIVLRCLVKAPEYRYRDMNEVLQDLNGALQNPDVPKFQPPSSVTEQTIAVPAVQDEQYRRQQDGQQEENAPAKKRSIWKTLMWITVAVVMVVVAVLAAYYILMSLLKVPNINLPNVVGDKQSQAVTKLVGAGLTKSQITEQQGHSSKPKGIVYQQDPSGNQEIKKGRTVTIYVSTGAQPINMPDLSGMELSQGESWLTGPNYGFPKKNIKVQKALSSNFQQGQIISTNPAAGSKVTTNQTITIKVSKGAPQTTVPAIVGKSIDKATQMLKQNGLTEGTITQQSSSQPSGTVLSIDPYKAGQKVDKNTSIDLVVSSGPAPGSGNNNSTGSSNSTGSSNGGGSSSGGGTSTGNLPPGTKQKTVDVTIHDNNNQTHQVLITKTDATGQDQTVVSKVINKTSSFTVQMYIAPNTTGTIHVTEDGKEIKTIPVSY, encoded by the coding sequence ATGACCCGCCGTCTGGGAAATCGTTATGAATTACAAGAGCAGATTGGCGGCGGCGGAATGGCGGTTGTGTATCGAGCTGTAGATACACTTCTGGATCGGATTGTTGCTGTAAAAATGTTGCGGCCTCAGTTTGAGGGAGACGAAGAACTGATTGAAAGGTTTCGGCAAGAAGCACAATCTGTTGCGAAGTTAGCTCATCCTAATATTGTTAACATCTACGATGTCGGTATTACGGATGGTGAATACTACATCGTGATGGAATATGTGGATGGGCCGACTCTGAAGGATTTGATTCGCGAGCGCGGTCCGCTGTCTCCCTCGGAAACCGTTAACATTACTCAGCAAATCTGTAAGGCTTTGGAGCACGCCCACAGCCATCACATTATTCATCGCGACGTGAAACCACATAACATTCTGCTGACAAAATCCAATCAAGTGAAGGTCACGGATTTTGGCATTGCTCGTGCGATTACCGGAAATACTGTGACTTATCACAACGAGAAGTCAGTCATGGGTTCGGTACACTATTTTTCACCGGAACAGGCACGGGGCGGTACAACCGATATTAAGAGCGATATTTATTCTCTCGGTGTAGTGATGTACGAAGTCCTGACAGGGCGGTTGCCCTTTTCCGGAGACTCTGCGGTAAGTGTGGCGTTAAAACACTTGCGCGATAATTTTACGGATCCGCGGCACATCAATCCTGACATTCCGCAGAGTTTGGAGAATATCGTGCTGCGTTGTTTGGTTAAAGCGCCGGAATACAGGTACCGGGACATGAATGAAGTTCTGCAGGACCTGAACGGCGCCTTGCAGAATCCTGATGTACCAAAGTTTCAACCTCCATCCAGTGTCACGGAGCAGACGATTGCTGTTCCCGCGGTTCAGGATGAACAGTATCGGCGCCAGCAGGATGGGCAACAAGAGGAAAACGCTCCGGCGAAAAAACGGTCCATCTGGAAAACTCTCATGTGGATCACGGTAGCCGTCGTCATGGTCGTGGTCGCTGTACTGGCGGCGTACTACATCTTGATGAGTCTGCTAAAAGTTCCCAACATCAATCTCCCGAATGTGGTGGGAGACAAACAATCACAAGCTGTTACTAAGCTAGTCGGGGCAGGTTTGACGAAGTCCCAAATTACAGAACAACAAGGTCATAGTTCAAAACCCAAGGGAATTGTGTATCAACAGGACCCCAGCGGGAATCAGGAGATTAAGAAAGGCCGGACTGTGACCATCTATGTAAGCACTGGGGCACAACCCATCAATATGCCAGACTTGTCGGGCATGGAACTCAGTCAGGGTGAGTCTTGGTTAACAGGACCCAATTACGGTTTTCCGAAAAAGAACATCAAGGTACAAAAGGCTCTCAGCAGCAACTTTCAACAGGGACAAATCATATCTACCAATCCTGCAGCGGGATCGAAGGTGACGACCAATCAGACAATCACCATCAAAGTCAGCAAGGGTGCACCGCAGACAACGGTTCCTGCGATTGTCGGAAAATCGATAGACAAGGCTACTCAAATGCTGAAGCAAAACGGATTGACCGAAGGCACAATTACGCAGCAGTCAAGCAGTCAACCCTCAGGAACGGTGCTTAGCATCGACCCTTATAAGGCAGGGCAGAAGGTTGACAAAAATACATCCATTGATTTGGTCGTATCAAGCGGGCCGGCACCTGGTTCCGGGAATAACAATTCAACAGGGTCGTCGAACTCAACGGGATCGTCCAATGGCGGCGGGTCTTCAAGTGGAGGCGGGACCTCAACTGGAAACTTACCTCCTGGCACCAAGCAGAAGACTGTGGATGTTACCATTCATGACAATAACAATCAAACACATCAAGTGTTGATTACGAAAACAGATGCCACAGGACAGGACCAAACGGTTGTCAGCAAAGTAATCAATAAGACGTCGTCCTTCACGGTACAGATGTATATCGCCCCGAACACCACAGGGACGATTCACGTGACGGAAGACGGAAAGGAAATCAAGACGATACCGGTGTCATACTAA
- the rsgA gene encoding ribosome small subunit-dependent GTPase A, with product MKGTVVRAFGGFFAVDSEEGTVECKARGVFRKQKVSILVGDVVEWDAVSSTDGVVTEGLITKVEPRQTHLIRPPIANCNQAVLVFSALSPDFHSHLLDCTLISAEAEGLRTAIVLSKVDLISDEQATKLVEPYVQAGYKVVFVGSQDGTGVAKVRALLQGKISVFAGPSGAGKSSLANRIAPELGLKMGKISDKSRRGKHTTTHVELFRLENETYVADAPGFSQINVELPSEELRTYFPEFMLVSNDCEYRGCLHIDEENCAVKEAVQSGRIASKRYESYRTLYEHVRLKEERKY from the coding sequence GTGAAGGGAACAGTTGTACGAGCATTCGGCGGCTTCTTTGCTGTAGACAGCGAAGAAGGCACGGTAGAGTGCAAGGCCAGAGGTGTGTTCCGTAAGCAAAAAGTGAGCATACTGGTTGGCGATGTTGTCGAGTGGGACGCTGTTTCCAGCACAGACGGAGTTGTGACAGAGGGGCTGATCACGAAAGTGGAGCCTCGTCAGACTCATTTGATACGTCCTCCTATTGCAAACTGCAATCAGGCTGTTCTCGTGTTCTCGGCGCTCTCTCCTGATTTTCACAGCCACTTATTGGACTGCACACTGATTTCTGCAGAAGCCGAAGGGTTGCGGACGGCCATTGTCCTGTCAAAGGTGGACCTCATTTCGGATGAGCAAGCGACGAAGCTGGTAGAGCCTTACGTTCAGGCAGGGTATAAGGTTGTCTTTGTGGGTTCGCAAGACGGCACAGGTGTGGCGAAAGTTCGCGCTTTGCTGCAAGGCAAAATTTCAGTTTTTGCGGGGCCGTCCGGGGCTGGCAAGTCATCTTTGGCTAATCGAATCGCACCTGAACTGGGACTGAAAATGGGGAAGATAAGCGATAAGTCTCGTCGCGGCAAGCACACCACGACGCACGTCGAGTTGTTTCGTTTGGAGAATGAGACCTATGTGGCTGATGCCCCAGGTTTCAGTCAGATAAATGTTGAACTTCCAAGTGAAGAACTGCGCACCTACTTTCCAGAGTTCATGCTGGTTTCAAACGATTGCGAATATCGTGGTTGTCTGCACATTGATGAGGAAAACTGTGCTGTAAAGGAGGCCGTCCAATCCGGTCGGATTGCAAGCAAACGCTACGAGAGCTACCGGACACTGTATGAACACGTCAGGTTGAAGGAGGAACGAAAGTATTGA
- the rpe gene encoding ribulose-phosphate 3-epimerase produces the protein MTVKIAPSILAADFANLQGEVRSVLSAGADWIHVDVMDGRFVPNITMGPNVVSALRKHFDCFLDVHLMIVEPEKYIEQFAAAGADMITVHAEACPHLHRTLQQIHDSGVQAGVALNPATDLGSLEYIAEEMDMLLLMTVNPGFGGQSYISAVTRKILEARTTLKRLGRGDVPIEVDGGIKRETIGEAATAGASVFVAGSAVFGQQDRTSAIQELKQLGEHAFENGVNS, from the coding sequence TTGACAGTGAAAATTGCTCCATCCATTCTTGCCGCAGATTTCGCCAATCTTCAAGGCGAAGTGAGGTCTGTGCTCTCGGCCGGAGCTGACTGGATTCACGTAGATGTCATGGATGGCCGCTTTGTTCCAAATATCACAATGGGCCCCAATGTCGTTTCGGCGTTGCGTAAACACTTTGACTGTTTCTTGGATGTCCATCTTATGATTGTGGAACCTGAAAAATACATTGAACAATTTGCAGCGGCCGGTGCCGACATGATTACGGTACACGCGGAGGCATGCCCCCACTTGCACAGGACGCTGCAACAAATTCACGACTCCGGTGTCCAAGCAGGTGTTGCACTGAATCCTGCAACAGATTTGGGAAGTCTGGAATATATCGCGGAAGAGATGGATATGTTGCTATTAATGACCGTGAATCCAGGCTTCGGTGGACAGTCTTACATCTCTGCTGTAACGAGGAAAATCCTCGAAGCTCGTACAACTCTCAAACGGTTAGGCAGAGGAGATGTTCCCATTGAAGTAGATGGAGGCATCAAGCGGGAGACAATTGGTGAAGCGGCAACAGCCGGGGCGTCTGTATTCGTTGCGGGATCAGCAGTTTTTGGTCAACAAGACAGAACGAGTGCAATTCAAGAATTGAAGCAACTCGGAGAACATGCCTTCGAGAATGGAGTTAACAGCTAA
- the spoVM gene encoding stage V sporulation protein SpoVM — translation MKFYTIKLPKFLGGIVKACIGMFSKD, via the coding sequence ATGAAATTCTACACGATAAAGCTCCCAAAGTTTCTTGGAGGAATTGTCAAAGCGTGCATCGGAATGTTCTCGAAGGACTGA
- the rpmB gene encoding 50S ribosomal protein L28: MARRCEICGKGPQTGHKVSHSHILNKRRWLPNIQTVRANVNGTVKRVRVCTRCLKAGKVTRAV, from the coding sequence ATGGCGAGACGTTGCGAAATCTGCGGCAAAGGTCCGCAAACCGGCCATAAGGTGAGTCACTCGCACATCCTCAACAAGCGCCGTTGGTTACCGAACATCCAAACAGTTCGGGCCAACGTGAACGGAACTGTTAAACGCGTTCGTGTGTGCACCCGTTGCTTGAAAGCGGGAAAAGTTACCCGTGCGGTATAA
- a CDS encoding Asp23/Gls24 family envelope stress response protein, whose translation MPKTIETPLGTISIAEDVIATVAGMAAIDCYGLVGMASRKQVKDSLSELLGRDNPGRGVVVHVSDERVEVDLYIIVSYGTNIYEVAQNVREKVRYFLNDSIGIEVTRVNIFVQGVRVTSDM comes from the coding sequence ATGCCAAAGACAATAGAGACACCGCTTGGGACCATTTCGATTGCAGAAGACGTGATTGCAACCGTTGCCGGTATGGCAGCGATAGATTGCTATGGTCTCGTCGGAATGGCTTCCCGAAAACAAGTGAAAGACAGCCTCAGCGAGTTACTGGGCCGGGATAATCCGGGTCGTGGAGTGGTTGTTCATGTTTCCGACGAGCGTGTAGAAGTGGATCTCTATATTATAGTCAGCTACGGAACAAATATTTACGAAGTGGCGCAAAATGTACGTGAAAAAGTAAGGTACTTTTTGAACGATTCTATCGGTATCGAGGTAACTCGGGTCAATATCTTTGTGCAGGGTGTTCGTGTCACCAGCGACATGTAG
- a CDS encoding DAK2 domain-containing protein, whose translation MALKYQLSTTEFMELMAAGHGRLKEKVSEVNALNIFPVPDGDTGTNMEMSMAAGVEYLHTSNATQLRKAVQAFSTGLMMGARGNSGVILSQLFRGFSKAGQDAETLNVAAFASALQEGVQIAYRAVAKPVEGTILSVARAAAQTALKEARQTEDIAALFEVVYESAQRALEKTPSQLEVLKQAGVVDSGGQGLVFIFEGFLRYLKGGQLSVASAAVTNSDANGVGTLQLDYAGAHISHDGEYGYCTEFLLRTEAVSASEAEQKLRRDLSRHGDSLLVVGSEELVRAHVHTLHPGKVLEEALAIGPLLKVKIDNMTEQHSEIRAQQDAVPAPSSSNASERKPLAVVAVAAGDGLREAFVSLGVDVVLEGGQTMNPSTEDIVTTVNSANCDECILLPNNKNILLAAEQAKSVVGAKLHLVKTETIPQGIAAMMAFHPNHSVNDNVLKMMSAIHDVLSGQVVRAVRDSTFQEREIRQGQYLGLVDQELMEVGESRVDTAVAVVKEMNKDGLAELLTLFYGADVSMDEIQQLRLRLEAEYDIEIEANYGGQPVYDYIFSLE comes from the coding sequence ATGGCGTTGAAGTATCAGCTGTCAACAACTGAATTCATGGAATTAATGGCTGCGGGTCATGGACGCCTGAAGGAAAAGGTAAGCGAAGTCAACGCGCTGAATATTTTCCCTGTTCCCGATGGGGATACAGGAACAAATATGGAAATGTCCATGGCGGCCGGGGTTGAGTATCTTCATACGAGCAATGCAACTCAGCTGCGTAAGGCTGTTCAAGCTTTTTCGACGGGACTTATGATGGGAGCGCGAGGCAACTCCGGTGTCATTTTGTCACAGTTGTTCCGCGGCTTTTCTAAAGCAGGTCAAGACGCCGAAACCTTGAATGTGGCTGCTTTTGCGTCTGCTCTGCAGGAAGGCGTGCAGATTGCCTATCGGGCCGTTGCGAAACCCGTAGAAGGTACCATTTTGTCTGTCGCACGCGCCGCCGCGCAGACGGCGTTGAAAGAAGCCAGACAGACCGAGGACATAGCTGCTCTGTTTGAGGTCGTATATGAAAGCGCGCAACGGGCTCTGGAGAAGACCCCAAGTCAGTTGGAAGTTCTAAAACAAGCGGGGGTTGTCGATTCAGGTGGACAAGGGCTTGTTTTTATTTTCGAAGGCTTTCTTCGTTATCTAAAGGGCGGTCAGCTTAGTGTTGCGTCGGCGGCAGTAACCAACTCGGACGCAAACGGTGTCGGGACACTGCAACTCGACTATGCTGGTGCTCATATTAGTCACGACGGGGAATACGGCTACTGTACGGAATTTCTATTGCGAACAGAGGCTGTGTCAGCGTCAGAGGCTGAACAGAAATTGAGGAGAGACCTGTCCCGGCATGGGGATTCATTGCTGGTGGTCGGGTCTGAAGAACTGGTTCGTGCTCATGTACATACGCTTCATCCTGGTAAAGTGCTGGAAGAGGCTCTTGCCATCGGACCGCTTCTTAAGGTTAAAATTGACAACATGACTGAGCAACATAGCGAAATTAGGGCGCAGCAGGATGCCGTGCCTGCTCCCTCCTCCTCTAATGCGTCAGAGCGCAAGCCGCTGGCGGTCGTTGCGGTGGCAGCGGGGGACGGGTTGCGGGAAGCTTTCGTCAGTCTGGGAGTCGATGTAGTGCTTGAAGGCGGACAGACGATGAATCCAAGTACGGAAGACATTGTAACGACCGTGAATTCGGCCAACTGCGATGAATGTATTCTGTTACCAAACAACAAAAACATATTGTTGGCAGCTGAACAAGCCAAGAGTGTCGTGGGAGCAAAACTCCATCTTGTCAAAACGGAGACGATTCCTCAGGGAATTGCTGCAATGATGGCATTTCATCCGAATCATTCAGTTAACGATAATGTGCTGAAGATGATGTCGGCAATTCACGATGTGTTGTCGGGTCAAGTTGTGCGGGCTGTGCGAGACAGTACATTTCAGGAGAGGGAAATTCGGCAGGGACAATATCTTGGTCTGGTAGACCAGGAGTTGATGGAAGTGGGGGAATCCCGCGTTGACACTGCAGTAGCCGTCGTAAAGGAAATGAACAAGGACGGCCTCGCCGAGTTATTGACGCTGTTTTACGGAGCGGATGTTTCAATGGATGAAATTCAACAACTGCGGCTAAGGCTTGAAGCTGAGTATGACATCGAGATTGAAGCAAATTACGGAGGCCAACCCGTCTACGATTATATATTTTCCTTGGAGTAG